A genome region from Piliocolobus tephrosceles isolate RC106 chromosome 8, ASM277652v3, whole genome shotgun sequence includes the following:
- the VSTM2A gene encoding V-set and transmembrane domain-containing protein 2A isoform X2 produces MMGIFLAYVGFVFFSVLYVQQGLSSHAKFTEFPRNVTATEGQNVEMSCAFQSGSASVYLEIQWWFLRGPEEMEPGAQGAGAQVELLPDRDPDSDGTKISTVKVQGNDISHKLQISKVRKKDEGLYECRVTDANYGELQEHKAQAYLKVNANSHARRMQAFEASPMWLQDMKPRKNVSAAVPSSIHGSANQRTHSTSSPQAVAKMPKQSPQSGMETHFEPFILPFTNPPQKGQLYRVDRFVNDGF; encoded by the exons ATGATGGGGATCTTTTTGGCGTATgttggatttgttttcttttccgtTTTATATGTACAACAAGGGCTTTCTTCTCACG CAAAATTTACCGAGTTTCCGCGGAACGTGACGGCGACCGAGGGGCAGAATGTGGAGATGTCCTGCGCCTTCCAGAGCGGCTCCGCCTCGGTGTATCTGGAGATCCAGTGGTGGTTCCTGCGGGGGCCGGAGGAAATGGAGCCCGGGGCCCAGGGGGCCGGCGCGCAG GTGGAGCTCTTGCCAGACAGAGACCCGGACAGCGACGGGACCAAGATCAGC ACAGTGAAAGTCCAAGGCAATGACATCTCCCACAAGCTTCAGATTTCCAAAGTGAGGAAAAAGGATGAAGGCTTATACGAGTGCAGGGTGACTGATGCCAACTACGGGGAGCTTCAGGAACACAAGGCCCAGGCCTATCTGAAAGTCAATGCCAACAGCCATGCCCGCAGAATGCAGGCCTTCGAAGCCTCTCCCATGTGGCTGCAGGATATGAAGCCCCGCAAGAACGTCTCCGCAGCTGTCCCCAGCAGCATCCATGGCTCTGCCAACCAACGAACGCACTCCACCTCCAGCCCTCAAGCGGTAGCCAAAATGCCCAAACAAAGTCCACAATCAGGTATGGAAACCCATTTCGAGCCTTTTATTTTACCATTCACAAACCCTCCACAGAAAGGTCAGTTGTATAGAGTAGACAGATTTGTgaatgatggtttttaa
- the VSTM2A gene encoding V-set and transmembrane domain-containing protein 2A isoform X5, translated as MSCAFQSGSASVYLEIQWWFLRGPEEMEPGAQGAGAQVELLPDRDPDSDGTKISTVKVQGNDISHKLQISKVRKKDEGLYECRVTDANYGELQEHKAQAYLKVNANSHARRMQAFEASPMWLQDMKPRKNVSAAVPSSIHGSANQRTHSTSSPQAVAKMPKQSPQSGMETHFEPFILPFTNPPQKGQLYRVDRFVNDGF; from the exons ATGTCCTGCGCCTTCCAGAGCGGCTCCGCCTCGGTGTATCTGGAGATCCAGTGGTGGTTCCTGCGGGGGCCGGAGGAAATGGAGCCCGGGGCCCAGGGGGCCGGCGCGCAG GTGGAGCTCTTGCCAGACAGAGACCCGGACAGCGACGGGACCAAGATCAGC ACAGTGAAAGTCCAAGGCAATGACATCTCCCACAAGCTTCAGATTTCCAAAGTGAGGAAAAAGGATGAAGGCTTATACGAGTGCAGGGTGACTGATGCCAACTACGGGGAGCTTCAGGAACACAAGGCCCAGGCCTATCTGAAAGTCAATGCCAACAGCCATGCCCGCAGAATGCAGGCCTTCGAAGCCTCTCCCATGTGGCTGCAGGATATGAAGCCCCGCAAGAACGTCTCCGCAGCTGTCCCCAGCAGCATCCATGGCTCTGCCAACCAACGAACGCACTCCACCTCCAGCCCTCAAGCGGTAGCCAAAATGCCCAAACAAAGTCCACAATCAGGTATGGAAACCCATTTCGAGCCTTTTATTTTACCATTCACAAACCCTCCACAGAAAGGTCAGTTGTATAGAGTAGACAGATTTGTgaatgatggtttttaa